The following DNA comes from Pleuronectes platessa chromosome 9, fPlePla1.1, whole genome shotgun sequence.
GTTATTGTAACCCTATTAATTACTCCAATTATCAAATTATCATCTATAACAGTTccttatattttgttttgttgatccACCATTCAAATACATTACTGATTATTTCACCTCCAGTCTGGGGTGTTTGTTTAGAAAGCActatgtttttttcattttaattgtatggttgtttttcaaaatgctTGTAGTCCTTGAAAATGTAACAAGCTTCACATGAACAGCTCCTCAAATGTGTGATTATTGTGCATTTTTCCTGAAACCTTTCCAGTTTTGGACCAGATTCACACGAGAGGAAGCAGCCGTCTCTTTTCCTGCTTTTAACATAATAAAATCAGATGTCTAAAAATAGCTTCAGTAGCAACAGAGACAAGCCAGCAATTGTTTTCATCTTGGGCTTCATTTTTTTCCCAGGGTAATCGCTATGAccaggagaagctgctgaagcAGAGCAACACTTTGTACGTGGGGAACCTGTCCTTCTACACCACAGAGGAGCAGGTACGAGTTCATCAGTTAATTCCTGACACTGGCTTCTTCTTCCTGTGGGTTTTTAAAAATATCCGATGTTCGGTTGTTCCTTTTCGAATGTTGCAGGTGCACGAGTTGTTTTCTAAAAGTGGAGACGTGAAGCGCATCATCATCGGTCTGGACAAAGTCAAGAAGACGGCCTGCGGGTTCTGTTTTGTCGAGTATCCTTTTAAATGAAACGCCCCAAATAAACAAATGGCGTTGTTCACAaaaatcacacacattcatctccATGAAACGGCATGTGACCGACCTTGACCCTCCGGCTGTACCAGATACTACATGCGTGGAGACGCAGAACACGCCATGCGCTTCGTTAACGGCACACGTCTCGACGACCGCATCATCAGGACAGACTGGGACGCCGGCTTCAAAGAGGGTCGCCAGCACGGCCGCGGCAAATCTGGAGGACAGGTGAGGATTCCAGACACTTTACTGAACCTGTGAATATCACAGTTTGGATGCTGccgtgtttttattttcagaaatgaaCCTGTAAAGCACTgattcctttatttatttatttatttatttatttatttatttattgaatcttATTCAAACAACCTGTATATCTGCACCGTTAGTCCGAAAAACCACACAGGGCAGttcaagttaaataaataaaatacagactTATTCCCAGCATCTGATTCTCCTCCATACTGGGAACAGCTGATTGGAGATGTaggtttcactctctctctctctctgagcagcCCATGTTGAAAAGTTTTGACTTTTCTGCTCTGCAGTAGtttgaaaaaacaataataaaaaacacagaataataTGACATTTGAAAAATGACACATACTGaaattgcttaaaaaaaaaaaaaactcatgacATTTTAATACACCAGAATGATATTTAGAAAGTTGTATAAGTTCCAAAATGAATTATGCATGATTAACCATGGCCTTTGAAGAGATAACATTACCGTTGTATGGCATTTGAAAAATGAATATGTTTATTATGCTGTTAACAAATACAACATATAAAATCACATCCAGTTTGCGTGTAGTTGTATTCAACAAGATTTCTGCCTGAGTTTTAATAAGAAACAGCAAAGATTTTGCAGAGGCTAAACTTGTTTTAGTAGAAAAAGGCAAGTTTGCTTTTAAGAATACCCCCAGGATATTATCATAAAGCCTGTTATTAAt
Coding sequences within:
- the ncbp2 gene encoding nuclear cap-binding protein subunit 2, translating into MSAKLNALNSDSYTDVSQYRDQHFKGNRYDQEKLLKQSNTLYVGNLSFYTTEEQVHELFSKSGDVKRIIIGLDKVKKTACGFCFVEYYMRGDAEHAMRFVNGTRLDDRIIRTDWDAGFKEGRQHGRGKSGGQVRDEYRQDYDPARGGYGKLASQIPAAEQRNTF